The Lycium ferocissimum isolate CSIRO_LF1 chromosome 10, AGI_CSIRO_Lferr_CH_V1, whole genome shotgun sequence genome window below encodes:
- the LOC132035558 gene encoding LOW QUALITY PROTEIN: protein NODULATION SIGNALING PATHWAY 2-like (The sequence of the model RefSeq protein was modified relative to this genomic sequence to represent the inferred CDS: inserted 1 base in 1 codon), producing the protein MAMRVDETTIADFDYYGSLTTSTTTTTTSSSEDDHGCTWNDLSPVVDWDAFSGGDNFQDLIEAMIQGNNSLGSGNYLYNSISSEDDSAGMMEEESEDSNNNQSEDNNGLKLVHLLMAAAEALSGVNKCRELVRVILVRLKELASPNGATNMERLAAHFTDALQALLDGAASSHAKHMFSPNYKDEQHQGDVLAAFQLLQDMSPFVKFGHFTANQAILESVVHDRRVHIVDYDIMEGIQWASLMQALVSRKDGPPTPHLRITALSRSGSGRRSFGTVQETGRRLTAFAASIGQPFSFHHCRLDSDETFKPTNLKLVRGEALIINCMLHLPHFSYRASDSVGXFLSGSKTLNPRLVTLVEEEMRPIGEEEGFVGRFMDTLHHYSALYDSLEAGFPLQSRARALVERVFLGPRITGSLARIYRTRGNDEICSWVEWLGDVGFCESNISFANHCQAKLLLGLFNDGYRVEEIGTNKLVLGWKSRRLLSASIWTTMDTDL; encoded by the exons ATGGCGATGAGGGTTGATGAAACAACCATCGCAGATTTCGACTATTATGGTAGTTTAACCACCTCCACTACCACTACAACTACCTCCTCTTCAGAAGATGATCATGGTTGTACTTGGAATGACTTGTCACCCGTTGTCGATTGGGATGCTTTTTCAGGTGGCGACAATTTCCAAGATCTTATTGAAGCCATGATCCAGGGGAACAATTCCTTAGGATCGGGTAATTACTTGTACAACTCTATATCCTCGGAGGATGATTCTGCTGGTATGATGGAAGAAGAATCAGAGGATTCTAATAACAACCAATCGGAAGATAACAACGGGCTGAAGCTTGTCCACCTTCTCATGGCGGCGGCGGAGGCGTTAAGTGGTGTTAACAAATGCCGTGAGTTGGTTAGAGTGATATTGGTTCGGCTCAAGGAATTAGCGTCCCCTAACGGCGCTACCAATATGGAGAGATTGGCCGCGCATTTCACTGACGCCTTGCAG GCTCTGCTCGACGGCGCCGCCTCTTCCCACGCTAAGCACATGTTTTCCCCTAACTACAAGGACGAGCAGCATCAGGGAGATGTGCTAGCAGCTTTTCAGCTATTACAGGATATGTCTCCTTTTGTCAAATTTGGGCACTTCACAGCAAACCAAGCTATCTTGGAATCCGTGGTTCATGATAGGAGAGTCCATATTGTGGACTACGATATAATGGAAGGAATCCAATGGGCTTCCTTAATGCAAGCCTTGGTGTCTAGAAAAGATGGGCCCCCAACTCCCCATCTTCGGATCACAGCATTGTCAAGGAGTGGCAGCGGACGTCGTTCTTTCGGGACGGTCCAAGAGACCGGTCGTCGTCTAACGGCGTTTGCTGCATCCATTGGTCaaccattttcatttcatcattGCAGATTGGACTCGGACGAAACATTTAAGCCAACAAATCTCAAGTTAGTTAGAGGAGAAGCTCTAATTATAAATTGCATGCTACACTTGCCTCATTTTAGCTATCGAGCCTCGGATTCAGTGG CGTTTTTATCCGGATCCAAGACACTGAATCCGAGACTCGTGACCCTAGTAGAAGAGGAAATGAGGCCCataggagaagaagaagggttcGTGGGTCGGTTCATGGACACTTTGCATCACTACTCAGCACTCTATGATTCGCTCGAGGCCGGGTTCCCTTTGCAAAGCCGAGCTCGGGCTTTAGTGGAGCGGGTATTCCTCGGGCCACGAATAACCGGGTCGTTGGCCCGGATCTACCGGACCCGAGGAAACGACGAAATATGCTCATGGGTGGAGTGGCTGGGTGATGTGGGGTTTTGTGAGAGTAATATAAGCTTTGCAAATCATTGTCAAGCAAAATTATTATTGGGCCTATTCAATGATGGGTATAGGGTGGAGGAAATTGGGACAAATAAACTTGTTTTAGGGTGGAAGTCCCGGCGCCTACTTTCTGCTTCTATTTGGACCACAATGGATACTGATTTGTAA